A window of the Henckelia pumila isolate YLH828 chromosome 3, ASM3356847v2, whole genome shotgun sequence genome harbors these coding sequences:
- the LOC140887687 gene encoding uncharacterized protein isoform X1 gives MNMDNASYKAGQAKGQAQEKGNQMMDKAANAAQSAKESIQEAGQQVQAKAQGAVDAVKDATGMKK, from the exons ATG AATATGGACAACGCAAGCTACAAAGCCGGCCAGGCCAAAGGGCAAGCACAG GAGAAGGGTAACCAGATGATGGATAAGGCCGCAAATGCTGCACAATCTGCCAAAGAATCCATCCAAGAA GCAGGACAGCAGGTGCAGGCCAAGGCACAGGGTGCAGTCGATGCGGTGAAGGATGCAACTGGCATGAAAAAATGA
- the LOC140887687 gene encoding uncharacterized protein isoform X2, whose product MDNASYKAGQAKGQAQEKGNQMMDKAANAAQSAKESIQEAGQQVQAKAQGAVDAVKDATGMKK is encoded by the exons ATGGACAACGCAAGCTACAAAGCCGGCCAGGCCAAAGGGCAAGCACAG GAGAAGGGTAACCAGATGATGGATAAGGCCGCAAATGCTGCACAATCTGCCAAAGAATCCATCCAAGAA GCAGGACAGCAGGTGCAGGCCAAGGCACAGGGTGCAGTCGATGCGGTGAAGGATGCAACTGGCATGAAAAAATGA